Proteins encoded together in one Macadamia integrifolia cultivar HAES 741 chromosome 8, SCU_Mint_v3, whole genome shotgun sequence window:
- the LOC122085835 gene encoding uncharacterized protein LOC122085835 isoform X1: MADGLHNELFFSLISDIKSYSGKDPLLPWLRGVRKMKESLPPQLLKCKLPRFLQKCAQTFEADHCYRNDLRYLSVWVQLLDFVDDPRALLKTMEANRIGTKLALFYQAYALHYEKHKKFEDADKMYSLGVQNLAEPATELQKLYEQFLHRMELYKKRKIREGRTALRPLAARTVPAHSGENEQTKEENRKLGACSGTPLLETENSSKNSQRKKVVEESSPDMMRIKSDSEAHLHHSHIEVLVDCCDTGISYDFSPKKEVMGTVGPKSSFKHQESNYVESDKSSRVYIEDAFVVKFVDTAIVGKSEPEDACHRGLVDPTVNMKEAMRAFNCMFQEPLEPEPVGWRRSHRTQPRLNQAVSNGFELFIDEGLDNGVVLFDQRVEKDCSLLFDSVHPANPTSPEKNRRFETTKPVQKPFEIFVDDECDVEGGDNKHGNNNLAHHAAQQPSGNTMLPAPCVNAFLFPCPKDPSSNGSGNQDIGTSTSLKFQKDTVVCRFVGSILDEPEVENTCHHGLIEPTINLKEAMDDINSMFGKPFHFVKFNRPKQQCKVSDGNKGDHSGFFILSDEDVEDQPKVIAPLSSPSKLGREFDLFEPTAVTKEAMFEISEMFGKPLDF, encoded by the exons ATGGCGGACGGGCTTCACAATGAACTCTTCTTTTCCTTGATATCTGACATTAAGTCCTACAGTGGGAAAGACCCTCTTCTCCCATGGCTCCG AGGAGTTCGAAAGATGAAGGAATCTCTCCCTCCTCAGCTTCTCAAGTGTAAGCTCCCGCGATTCCTACAGAAATGCGCTCAAACATTCGAGGCTGATCACTGTTACCGGAATGACTTGCGATATCTCAGTGTTTGGGTACAACTG TTGGATTTTGTGGATGATCCTCGGGCACTTTTGAAGACGATGGAGGCGAATCGGATTGGAACAAAGCTGGCCCTATTTTATCAAGCCTATGCTCTGCACTATGAGAAACACAAGAAATTTGAGGATGCAGACAAGATGTACAGTTTGGGGGTGCAGAA CCTCGCAGAGCCTGCTACTGAGTTGCAGAAGTTGTATGAGCAATTCCTTCATCGTATGGAGCTttacaagaaaaggaaaatcagG GAAGGAAGAACTGCCTTGAGGCCCCTGGCTGCCAGGACCGTCCCTGCTCACTCCGGAGAGAATGAACAAACCAAAGAAGAGAATAGGAAATTAGGAGCATGCTCTGGGACTCCATTACTCGAAACAGAAAATAGCAGTAAAAATTCTCAGAGAAAGAAGGTAGTAGAAGAAAGCTCTCCTGATATGATGAGGATAAAATCAGATTCCGAGGCTCACCTTCACCATAGCCATATCGAGGTTTTAGTAGACTGCTGTGATACTGGAATATCCTATGATTTTTCTCCAAAGAAGGAAGTCATGGGAACTGTAGGCCCCAAAAGCTCCTTCAAGCATCAAGAGTCCAATTATGTGGAATCAGATAAATCAAGCAGAGTTTACATTGAAGACGCATTTGTGGTGAAGTTTGTAGATACTGCAATAGTTGGAAAGTCCGAACCTGAAGATGCCTGCCATCGTGGTTTGGTAGATCCAACAGTCAACATGAAGGAAGCTATGAGGGCCTTTAATTGCATGTTTCAGGAGCCTTTAGAACCAGAACCAGTGGGTTGGAGAAGATCACATAGAACCCAACCCAGATTAAATCAGGCTGTTAGCAATGGATTTGAGCTGTTTATTGATGAAGGCTTGGATAATGGGGTTGTATTATTTGATCAGAGAGTGGAAAAGGATTGTTCACTTCTGTTTGACTCTGTGCATCCTGCAAATCCTACATCACCAGAGAAAAACAGGAGATTTGAAACAACGAAGCCTGTTCAAAAACCCTTCGaaatatttgttgatgatgagtGTGATGTTGAGGGTGGTGACAACAAACACGGGAACAATAATTTAGCACACCATGCCGCCCAGCAACCTTCTGGAAATACCATGTTACCTGCTCCATGTGTAAATGCATTTCTATTTCCATGTCCAAAGGATCCCTCATCCAATGGCTCTGGTAATCAGGACATAGGTACCTCTACCAGCTTGAAATTCCAGAAGGATACAGTTGTTTGTAGGTTTGTGGGGTCTATTTTGGATGAGCCAGAGGTGGAGAACACGTGCCATCATGGATTAATAGAACCTACAATCAACTTGAAGGAGGCTATGGATGACATAAACAGCATGTTTGGAAAACCTTTTCATTTTGTGAAGTTCAACAGACCAAAGCAGCAATGTAAAGTATCAGATGGCAATAAGGGGGACCACAGTGGGTTTTTCATTCTATctgatgaggatgtagaagatCAACCAAAAGTGATAGCTCCATTGAGTTCACCTAGCAAACTGGGCAGGGAATTTGATTTATTTGAGCCAACTGCTGTTACAAAGGAGGCCATGTTTGAGATAAGTGAGATGTTTGGCAAGCCACTGGATTTTTAG
- the LOC122085835 gene encoding uncharacterized protein LOC122085835 isoform X2, which yields MEANRIGTKLALFYQAYALHYEKHKKFEDADKMYSLGVQNLAEPATELQKLYEQFLHRMELYKKRKIREGRTALRPLAARTVPAHSGENEQTKEENRKLGACSGTPLLETENSSKNSQRKKVVEESSPDMMRIKSDSEAHLHHSHIEVLVDCCDTGISYDFSPKKEVMGTVGPKSSFKHQESNYVESDKSSRVYIEDAFVVKFVDTAIVGKSEPEDACHRGLVDPTVNMKEAMRAFNCMFQEPLEPEPVGWRRSHRTQPRLNQAVSNGFELFIDEGLDNGVVLFDQRVEKDCSLLFDSVHPANPTSPEKNRRFETTKPVQKPFEIFVDDECDVEGGDNKHGNNNLAHHAAQQPSGNTMLPAPCVNAFLFPCPKDPSSNGSGNQDIGTSTSLKFQKDTVVCRFVGSILDEPEVENTCHHGLIEPTINLKEAMDDINSMFGKPFHFVKFNRPKQQCKVSDGNKGDHSGFFILSDEDVEDQPKVIAPLSSPSKLGREFDLFEPTAVTKEAMFEISEMFGKPLDF from the exons ATGGAGGCGAATCGGATTGGAACAAAGCTGGCCCTATTTTATCAAGCCTATGCTCTGCACTATGAGAAACACAAGAAATTTGAGGATGCAGACAAGATGTACAGTTTGGGGGTGCAGAA CCTCGCAGAGCCTGCTACTGAGTTGCAGAAGTTGTATGAGCAATTCCTTCATCGTATGGAGCTttacaagaaaaggaaaatcagG GAAGGAAGAACTGCCTTGAGGCCCCTGGCTGCCAGGACCGTCCCTGCTCACTCCGGAGAGAATGAACAAACCAAAGAAGAGAATAGGAAATTAGGAGCATGCTCTGGGACTCCATTACTCGAAACAGAAAATAGCAGTAAAAATTCTCAGAGAAAGAAGGTAGTAGAAGAAAGCTCTCCTGATATGATGAGGATAAAATCAGATTCCGAGGCTCACCTTCACCATAGCCATATCGAGGTTTTAGTAGACTGCTGTGATACTGGAATATCCTATGATTTTTCTCCAAAGAAGGAAGTCATGGGAACTGTAGGCCCCAAAAGCTCCTTCAAGCATCAAGAGTCCAATTATGTGGAATCAGATAAATCAAGCAGAGTTTACATTGAAGACGCATTTGTGGTGAAGTTTGTAGATACTGCAATAGTTGGAAAGTCCGAACCTGAAGATGCCTGCCATCGTGGTTTGGTAGATCCAACAGTCAACATGAAGGAAGCTATGAGGGCCTTTAATTGCATGTTTCAGGAGCCTTTAGAACCAGAACCAGTGGGTTGGAGAAGATCACATAGAACCCAACCCAGATTAAATCAGGCTGTTAGCAATGGATTTGAGCTGTTTATTGATGAAGGCTTGGATAATGGGGTTGTATTATTTGATCAGAGAGTGGAAAAGGATTGTTCACTTCTGTTTGACTCTGTGCATCCTGCAAATCCTACATCACCAGAGAAAAACAGGAGATTTGAAACAACGAAGCCTGTTCAAAAACCCTTCGaaatatttgttgatgatgagtGTGATGTTGAGGGTGGTGACAACAAACACGGGAACAATAATTTAGCACACCATGCCGCCCAGCAACCTTCTGGAAATACCATGTTACCTGCTCCATGTGTAAATGCATTTCTATTTCCATGTCCAAAGGATCCCTCATCCAATGGCTCTGGTAATCAGGACATAGGTACCTCTACCAGCTTGAAATTCCAGAAGGATACAGTTGTTTGTAGGTTTGTGGGGTCTATTTTGGATGAGCCAGAGGTGGAGAACACGTGCCATCATGGATTAATAGAACCTACAATCAACTTGAAGGAGGCTATGGATGACATAAACAGCATGTTTGGAAAACCTTTTCATTTTGTGAAGTTCAACAGACCAAAGCAGCAATGTAAAGTATCAGATGGCAATAAGGGGGACCACAGTGGGTTTTTCATTCTATctgatgaggatgtagaagatCAACCAAAAGTGATAGCTCCATTGAGTTCACCTAGCAAACTGGGCAGGGAATTTGATTTATTTGAGCCAACTGCTGTTACAAAGGAGGCCATGTTTGAGATAAGTGAGATGTTTGGCAAGCCACTGGATTTTTAG
- the LOC122085836 gene encoding non-classical arabinogalactan protein 30 — translation MANQQQLMAVFSFLLLLALASTSVAADEENSYAETKIDVAVEGTVYCQGCTHHGTWSLADAKPIPGAKVSIICKDYKNRVSFYKVCTTDKEGYFYEALQGFTLKHIILDHPLHGCTVHPVSSSLPNCRLVTNVNYGLDGAPFRYEDKRLFGTNYEVVVYTAGPLAFRPAHCPPKSHY, via the coding sequence ATGGCAAACCAACAACAGCTCATGGCAGTTTTCTCATTCCTTCTCCTACTTGCTTTGGCTTCCACTTCTGTAGCTGCTGATGAAGAAAACTCATATGCAGAGACCAAGATAGATGTGGCTGTAGAAGGCACAGTTTACTGTCAGGGCTGTACGCACCATGGGACATGGTCATTGGCTGATGCCAAGCCAATCCCTGGTGCAAAAGTAAGTATTATTTGTAAAGATTATAAGAATCGTGTGAGCTTCTACAAGGTTTGTACAACTGACAAGGAAGGATACTTCTATGAGGCCCTTCAAGGTTTCACACTGAAACATATTATCTTGGATCATCCCCTCCATGGATGCACTGTGCACCCTGTTTCGTCTTCCCTTCCCAACTGCAGACTTGTCACTAATGTCAACTATGGTCTTGATGGCGCACCGTTCCGTTACGAGGACAAGAGATTGTTTGGAACAAACTATGAGGTTGTGGTGTATACTGCTGGTCCATTAGCTTTCCGCCCTGCCCATTGCCCTCCAAAGAGTCACTACTGA
- the LOC122085586 gene encoding probable inactive receptor-like protein kinase At3g56050 — MGELWRLNKFRSRFVVLLLMCLFNHNWELCLSLNEEGLALLRFREGVVTDPFGALSNWNDDDGLNDPCSWFGVECSEGKVVVLNLKDLCLGGTLAPELGNLIHVKSIILRNNSFYGVVPKEFGELKELEMLDLGFNNFSGTIPFDIGSNLSLGILLLDNNSLEGISPEIHELNILSELQVDESQLLDTARGTSCRRRSTAQSCAESGNVAKRSLLQVPGASNTSPTHQRNSSPSHSPSPSPAASPNSISLTPASSPAPSPDLSSPAPADPPVFVPAPTPSLSSPVPPPSASPAQSPPASIAQPPPLISAEPSSESPAASSKSNHTIVILVASIGTPFFILFVAAIIFLCRDNKVVTVKPWATGLSGQLQRAFVTGVPKLRRSELQNACEDFSNIIGSSSNGTIYKGTLSSGVEIAVVSTTVTSAKEWSKNFEAQFRKKVDTLSKVNHKNFVNHIGFCEEQEPFTRMMVFEYAPNGTLFEHLHIKEAEHLDWGARLRIAMGMAYCLEYMHQLNPPVVHENLNSSIVYLTEDYAAKISDFGFWHEVVATSKMGSDATELLDTPPSNPESNVYSFGVVLLEIITGRLPYSAENGKLVGWASIYLRGEQPCKNMVDPMLKSFQENELDKLCAVIASCIHPDPKQRPTMREVTAQLREITALGPDGAIPKLSPLWWAELEILSTEAS; from the exons ATGGGTGAGCTGTGGAGACTCAATAAGTTCAGGTCTCGGTTTGTGGTATTGCTGTTGATGTGCTTGTTCAATCACAATTGGGAGTTATGTTTGTCTCTTAATGAGGAGG GGTTGGCACTGTTGAGATTTCGTGAGGGAGTGGTGACAGATCCTTTTGGTGCTCTATCGAATTGGAATGATGATGATGGACTCAATGATCCCTGCTCCTGGTTCGGAGTAGAGTGCTCCGAAGGAAAAGTTGTGGTTTT GAACTTGAAAGATCTTTGTCTTGGAGGAACACTAGCCCCTGAACTCGGGAATCTTATTCATGTAAAGTCAAT CATCTTACGTAATAATTCATTTTACGGTGTCGTTCCTAAAGAATTTGGAGAACTCAAGGAGCTGGAGATGTTAGATTTGGGATTTAATAACTTCAGTGGAACAATTCCATTTGACATTGGCAGCAACTTATCCCTGGGAATCCT TTTACTCGACAACAACTCTCTAGAAGGCATTTCTCCTGAGATTCATGAGCTTAATATACTTTCTGAACTTCAGGTAGATGAAAGCCAGCTACTTGATACTGCTCGAGGAACATCATGCCGAAGAAGATCCACTGCACA GAGCTGTGCTGAATCTGGAAATGTAGCTAAAAGGAGCCTGCTACAGGTTCCAGGTGCTTCCAACACCTCCCCAACCCACCAACGAAATTCATCTCCATCACATTCTCCATCACCTTCCCCAGCGGCATCACCTAATAGCATCTCTCTAACACCCGCATCCTCACCTGCACCATCACCAGATTTATCTTCCCCTGCTCCAGCAGATCCACCTGTCTTTGTTCCTGCACCAACACCATCCCTTTCTTCTCCAGTTCCTCCTCCTTCAGCAAGCCCTGCCCAATCTCCTCCAGCAAGCATTGCCCAGCCTCCTCCTCTAATTTCTGCTGAACCATCATCTGAAAGCCCAGCTGCAAGTTCCAAATCAAATCACACAATTGTAATTTTGGTTGCATCCATAGGGACtccctttttcattttatttgtggCCGCCATTATTTTCCTTTGTCGAGACAACAAGGTGGTTACAGTCAAACCTTGGGCCACGGGGTTGAGTGGGCAGCTGCAGAGAGCATTTGTAACAG GTGTACCAAAACTAAGGCGATCAGAGCTACAAAATGCTTGTGAAGATTTCAGTAATATAATTGGTTCCTCATCAAATGGCACAATATACAAAGGGACACTGTCGAGTGGTGTTGAAATAGCTGTGGTATCTACTACCGTGACGTCTGCCAAAGAATGGTCAAAGAATTTTGAAGCCCAGTTCAGGAAGAAG GTAGACACATTGTCAAAAGTGAATCACAAGAATTTTGTGAACCATATTGGGTTTTGTGAGGAACAGGAACCTTTCACAAGGATGATGGTTTTTGAGTATGCTCCAAATGGTACACTCTTTGAGCATCTACACA TAAAAGAAGCAGAGCACTTGGACTGGGGAGCACGGTTGAGGATCGCAATGGGAATGGCATACTGCCTGGAGTACATGCACCAACTGAACCCACCTGTAGTTCATGAGAATCTGAATTCGTCCATTGTCTACTTAACTGAAGACTATGCagccaaaatttcagattttggttTCTGGCATGAAGTAGTAGCAACTTCCAAGATGGGATCTGATGCCACAGAGCTATTGGATACACCACCATCTAATCCAGAGAGTAATGTGTATAGTTTTGGGGTAGTACTGTTGGAAATAATAACAGGTAGGCTCCCTTACTCGGCAGAAAATGGCAAACTAGTGGGGTGGGCATCAATCTATTTGAGAGGAGAGCAGCCCTGCAAAAACATGGTAGATCCGATGCTGAAATCTTTCCAAGAAAATGAACTGGATAAACTTTGTGCAGTAATAGCTTCTTGCATACATCCTGACCCAAAACAGAGACCTACAATGAGAGAGGTTACTGCCCAATTAAGAGAGATTACAGCACTTGGACCTGATGGAGCAATACCAAAACTATCTCCTCTTTGGTGGGCAGAACTTGAGATTCTGTCCACAGAGGCATCCTAA
- the LOC122086060 gene encoding uncharacterized protein At5g39865-like: protein MWSPWRKSPSRKNTSSNFSCSSFKDIQNLFKGELEQISPKKPNIFHRVCVANAVLRTWSCPLVLPQSHPSLPPLKTTTDSPSPSPPSDPGTPQQLITFPGAEKRIVVYYTSLRVVRKTFEDCRTVRSILRGFRVSTDERDLSMDAGFLEELQAILGSKELITLPRVFIGGRYIGGAEEIRQLNETGELKRFVEGFPAAEVGVCEECGGYRFVLCEECNGSRKCYMEKGGGFRSCSACNENGLIRCPSCSSSSSSPVAGKEGIMKRDSDES, encoded by the coding sequence ATGTGGTCACCATGGAGAAAATCACCAAGTCGAAAGAACACCTCATCGAATTTCTCATGCTCTTCATTCAAAGACATTCAAAACCTATTCAAAGGAGAGCTAGAGCAGATTTCCCCTAAAAAACCCAACATCTTCCACCGCGTTTGCGTCGCCAACGCAGTGCTCCGCACCTGGTCCTGTCCTCTTGTTCTACCCCAATCTCATCCTTCACTTCCTCCTTTGAAGACCACCACCGATTCGCCTTCCCCATCGCCTCCATCAGATCCAGGAACGCCGCAACAGTTAATCACTTTCCCAGGTGCCGAGAAGCGCATCGTGGTATATTACACCAGCCTCCGCGTGGTCCGCAAGACCTTCGAGGACTGCAGAACCGTCAGATCCATCTTGAGAGGTTTCAGAGTGTCGACGGACGAGAGGGATCTGTCTATGGACGCAGGGTTCTTGGAAGAGTTACAGGCGATCTTAGGTAGTAAGGAGCTGATTACGCTACCTAGGGTTTTCATAGGGGGTAGGTACATCGGCGGAGCAGAGGAGATCCGACAACTTAACGAAACGGGAGAGCTAAAAAGGTTCGTAGAAGGATTTCCTGCGGCGGAGGTAGGTGTTTGCGAGGAATGCGGTGGGTATCGGTTCGTGTTGTGCGAGGAGTGCAATGGTAGCCGTAAGTGTTACATGGAGAAGGGTGGTGGGTTTAGGAGTTGCTCGGCTTGCAACGAGAATGGTCTCATCAGGTGCCCttcctgttcttcttcttcttcatctcctgtTGCAGGGAAAGAAGGTATTATGAAAAGGGATTCGGATGAgtcctga